GGCGAAGCGGCGCGGCATGGGCTGCATCACGAATGCCATTGCTCAGGGCTGCAAGTTCGGGATTATGGGCAGGGGCGGCCATGGCTGGTGCTGACGGGAGGATCGCTGAGGTGGAAAAAAGAATCCAGCCGAAGATCTTCATATCCTGTCCCTCAGTTTTATGGGCGCGCGTCATTCAGCACAAATTTTGAATCTCTGCTATCTCTGAATTTCGATTAGAATTGTTAATCTTGTGCTTTATTTTGATGGTTTGTAATTTGTTATTGAAGTGACATGGCTTGATTAACCTGCGGCGATAGGCGTTTCCCCCGGCGCGGCGGCAACCCACAGTGCAATGTATGCACGGAAGCTTCTGAATGGTGCTTTCTTGCCTCGGTACCGGATACGAAACAGGACTGCCCTTTGTGGGCCGGTTTGGACCAGATTGAAGAATAAACTAGCCAGGCTCTGTGGGGGGCGAGCTTGGAATTTGATCTTTATGATATTTTTATCCCTCGCGAGAGATAGCTAGCCTCCGAACGATTTTTTGGGCGGCAGTCATCGTATGCGTAATTTTGTTTTTGGTGCGATGATGCTCGCTCCATTGGCGGCCTGCCACCAATCGCAAGCGGAACTGGCGCAGGCCTGTTTCGGACGGGATGCCAGATCCGCAATTGCTGCCTGTTCTGCTGCGGTTGCGTTGCGCGGCTATTCTGGAACCAAACTCTCTTTGCTCTATGTTGCGAAGGGAGAGAATGAGCTTCATATCCACGATGCTGCCGCTGCCGTTGGGGACCTTGGTCAGGCTGTAGCAATCGATTCCCGGAATGCTTTGGCTTATTATCACCGGTCCTACGCCTATCGTGCTTTGCATGACCAGGAGCACGCCCTTGCTGATCTTGATCAAGCGCTCGATCTCGATCCGGAAAGCAAGCGTTATCGGTTTGCACGCGGTGAGTTCTATCTGTCGGAGCGCAGGACCGCAGACGCAATTGCGGATTACGACCAGATTCTGGCGAAAGAAGGTAGCAACCTCCATGCTCTCCAGATGAAGGCCGTCGCCTATTCTTTGGCTCGTGAGCCTGAAAAGGCCATTGAGCAAATCAACACCGTGCTGTTGATCGCTCCCAATTTACCGGAGGGTTTGGCGATGCGCTGTCTTTTTCGCGGCACCGCGAACATTGACGCCTCACTCGCCCTGACGGATTGCGATCGGGCAGTGGCGATGAAGCCGAATGATCCTAAATTCGTGGCGGTCCGCGCTCGTGTCCGATTTGAATTGGGCCAGGCCGAGGGAGCGATGGCAGATGCGAAAGCAGCATTGAAACTGGATCCACATCAGCAAATGGCCATGTATGTCGTCGGACTGGCGAAGGGGCAATCGGGCGATTCTGTGGGTTCGAAGGCCAGCTTGACGGCCGCCCATAGCCGACTTGAAGAGACATGGTTCAATTCGACCGTACCACAATAGGCCCCGGCTTATTCCAGTCATAGGTCCATTCGGGACTTTTGTGCACCACATCTGCGGCAGCGACCATCGCCCATATTTTTGTAAAACTGGAAGGAGTGGATATGAACTGGCTTGCCAGGGTCGTGCTGATAATGGTGGTCGCTCTCGCGCTGCTGGACCATCTCACTGCGGGCGGTCATCCTGCGCTTCCACTGAGTTCCGCATGGAAGGACGGAATTGCTCTCGGCATTGCTCTCATAGCTCTTCTTGCGGGAGCAGCCACGGTGGTACTGGGTATCTTCAAGGTGGTGAACGTGGCTGCCCAACGTCCGTTGTACTCGCAACGAGGCAGGCCAAGTCCGTACAGCCACAATGGCGCTTCAGGAATCTGGAAGTCACGTGCCGGGCATCAGCGTGGTGGCATTGAAATCAGACGTGGCAGTGCAACCGAGGTGATGACCCGAGCCGAATGCAATAGGCCTACCGGTTGGTGCTCGGTCGCCTATTTCCTTCTCGACGGGCAACCTGCAAGGATGGTTTGTCAGCCCCTGGAGCCATACTCGCGGTCTCCTTTGCCGGCGCCATTTTCGGAAGGTGACGAACTCATAATTGCTGGGAAATCGGATTCAGGTTCAGGCCGGTTCGTCGCCGTCTGCAGCCGCCTGATCCGGCAGGGAGTGACGATCGATCTCAATCCCAAAGCCATCACCATCGCTGGCGGCCTCGTGTTTACCGTGATGGGGTTCTATCCAATCTGGGCAATCGTCAGCGCACTTATCGGCGTTCCTATAGGCAAGGTCGCTGCTCTATTGCAGCTTAATGTAGGGGCTGCTGTTATGGCCGCCGTAATGTCCTGTGTCGGCCTGCTCGGCCTGTTCATGTTGGTTCACGGAGGCCGTCTGATATGGGTACGGCGGATGCTGGATCAGGAGGTGGAGGATGGGCTGCTATAATTGACGTTGCGACACCTAACGTTCCCGTACTTCCAGTTGAAGGGGCGACCGTTCGGCAAAAACAAACCATTCAACTGAACCAATGGCCGATTTCAAGGAGCTAATTTAGCCCGGTTAGCGGCGGCTTTGTCAGCGATGGCTGCAGTATGGTCAATCCCACCACAAATTCCACCATGGCCCCGATACCATCGTCGCGGCCAGCGCCGCCAGTGTTTGCGTGCCCTGGTCCACACTATCAGGGCAATAACGATAGATTTCCTTCGCCACGGTCAAAGCCTCGGCGTGTCGCACCGGAGGAGCTTTGACGCGCAGATCCATGCGATCGCCGCCGATACCGACAAGCTCCGCGCCAAACGCATCGTGCCAATGGCGCAGGGCTGCCACATGATATTCCGGCGGCGGGCAGGCATTCCAGTCCCCCCACCGCAGATAGGCCGGCACTTCCCAGCTGTGCTCGGTGGGAATGAAAAGCACATGGACCGTGTCGAGCGGAATACCTTTTATAATATCCATGGCAACGCTCGTCCCCCAGGCATCGGGAACTGCGGTGATGGTTTCCGGCCAGGTGCCGAGCGGCGCATGCAGGTCCTCTGGCCTATAGGCTCCACCCCATTTGTTCAAATCTCTGGGGAAGGTGAGATGGTTCGCTGCTTCCAGAATCGCAGAGGGGGCACGGGGCGGCGGAAGCTGAAGTGCGGGCGACGGAAAGATCGTGGGATCGCCCATGGTGAATTGCTCGGCAATGCGTTCGAGCGCGTCGTCATCGCCGACAAGCACCGGCCAGCCCTTGCCCAGTCCTTTGAGGCGTTCCCATTCGGCAAAGGCTGAACTGCCCTTCACGGTGGTCCGTTCATAGGGCATGGCCGCCATCATTCTGGCGAACATGCGTTCCGCATCGGCCCGCTTCTCAGGCGGAAGTGCGCTGAAATCCGGCATCGAAGGAACTGCTCCGTATAAAGCTGACGAGGTTTGACAAGCGGTCGCAGCAAGGCCTGTGATGAAGGTTCGCCGTTTCAAGGTGATGGACATGATGATGGCCTGGCTTGGGAGGGCATGTCGAAGTGGTTGGTTATCACAAGATAGGAAGCAAGGTCAGGTACGTTCATGTTTCCATTTGCGCACAGCCTGCAGACAGGTGAGTGCGATCAGACCTCCCGCTGCAACCAGCCAAAGTCTGCCCCAGCCATGCAGCACATCCTGATGGGCCGAAACTTTTAGAACCAGCAAGACGATGCCAACGGCAGCTACCCCAAATTGTTGGTAGGACATTCTGGAAAACGCAATCCGGCGGACCTCGTCACGACCCCTCGCCGGACCCGATGGCGTTCGCAGCTTGAGTTCCCGGACAGGCGCCGTCCACGCCCAGCGCATGATGACCAGGGACGGGGCAATGGCCAGGCAAATCCCGGGCCACATGATCCATTGCCCGGTCGTTCCGTGCGTATCAGGTGCGAACCAGACGAGCATGCCGATCAACAGGACGGTGACGAAGGGAATGGGCCACATCGCATAGCGCAAGCGGCGATTGTAAGCGGAAACAAAGGCTTCACGCTCGGCTTCGGTCACACGAACAGGCGCCCCCTTCATGCTCCTGCGATAGAAAATATCCTTGCCATCAGCCTCGAATTGGTCTGCGAAGCTTTGGCGGAGGCGTTCTGAATGATCATTCCCCAGCATCATGCCACATTACCCGGCGCGACGCAGCCATCAAGGCCCATGATCGGATTGTGGAGTGCAGGTGGGCGATGACCTTCCTTCTGCCATTGCTGTGGATCACAGGCTGGATCGCTGCATCGGCCTGGTATCGCCGAAGCAGAGGCAAGCCAATCATCCCGCGTGTCCCGGGCGATGCGGTCTTCCATGAGAACTGGTGCTCCGGGCGTTCGATGAGAAACTGGCTCACCCGGATTGGCGGAGCCCGTAATTGCCTCATGGTCTATGTTCAGGGCCAGGACCTGGTGGTGACGGCGAAGTTCCCTTTCAACCTGACGTTCCTGCCCGAAATCTATGGACCCGATGTGCGAGTGCCCCTTGTGACGATCGTCTCGGTTCGGCCCTTGACGCGACTGTTCCAAAAAGTCCTGCGGCTTGAATTTGCCACAGGAGGCCCCGCGCCCATCGAGTTGATCCTGCATGACGAAGCCGGTTTCGTGCGTCACCTTGGTCAAAGCATTGCGGTGCATGCCGACCGACGCCTGCAAGCCCGACAAAACCCGAAAAAGCGATTCAATCTGACCTATTTCAGGTTGTTCTTCGCGGTCTGGGGAGCCGGAGCCTTGTTCGCGGCCTGGTCCGGCCTGCCGGACGATTGGCGGTTCCGTCACGATGGCGCCAAGGTGGCGGCAGTGTTTCAGGCTCCTGATCTCGCCGTTGATCCGCGCGGCCATGGTATTCTGGCCTACCGGGTCCATGGCCACGACTATCGACTGACCTCGTTCAATGGCGCAGGCACCTATACCGTGGGGGCCACAGAAAGCATCTACTACCTTCCCGGAGATCCCCAGAATGCCCGTCAGGAGGGGCTTCTGGTATTCGATCTCGGGGGGCTTGGTCTGGGTGTGCTGGCGCTTTCCTTCTCCTTATTCGGCGCCGCGCTTTTACGCCGACTGTCGTAAAAGCGCGCTTTGCCACAGTTGGCCGGATGCCTGATCTTTTGAACCGGTGACCGCCTCCGTCGGCGGGATTTTATCCTGAGAACGGGAGTTCGCTGGAGAGGAAGGAGCGCGGCGGCTTACGGCATTTATGCTCGGAAACCGGCGTTTCCGGGTGCGACAACATTGTGGACGTTCAAGATCGCGTTTATGCTTCCACAATGTCAAAGTTTTATCCATGGCTGGCCCTTATCGGCGGCGCTGTATCAGCAAGGCTGATAACGCATTGGCTTTTGCCGAGCCATCAGTTGATTGGTTATGTTGCGACGGTAGTGCTGGCCATCGAGGCGAAGAATTTTGCGCAGAGGAAATTGAGCGGTCATCGCTAATGGGGGGGGCAAACGAACGTCTGCTTCCGTTAACTTTCCTGCCATTCCAACATGCGACACCCAATCCTGAAAGCGGGTGCCCAGCGGTGCAAACTGTCTTGTGAACGAAAGGCCGCTTTCAGAGAGGAGAGAAGAGACCGCGAACGTCCGCTTTGTTAGCGGGTGGGGTCGATAGTCTTGCGGTGGTAGCTTTCAGCATTTTTGCTATAAAAGCTGTCTGACCGCCCCCGACAACTTAGCAGTCATTCCTCACGGGAAGCATAAAAACCCTCTGGCATTGATGGGCTGCGCAGTTCGGCTGGTGTCAGGTCGGGATACTGCTCAAAAATCGGAGATTTGATGTCGAGAAAAATCCCGCCCATCACTTGACCAACTGCACGCTTGTAGCGGTGCACCTCATCCTCATCGGCGGCATCCATGACCAAGAATATGCTGTCGTTCAGGCGATCCGTGACATCCTGGATTATATCAACAATGATCCGTGCAGTTTCTTTTTTGATGTCGGTATCGCCTCTACGAAGAACACATGCGCTTGGTGGCTTTTAGCGTGTCTGCCTACATACAGAGAATGTCTGCTTCCCCCTGACGTTCCTACCAGAGGTAAGCCGCCCTGTTTCCCTGACGGCCGCCAACAGGCCATTTTTGTCGCTGGGGCGGCTATCTGACTTTGGGCAGGGAAATCTGCCGTTCCGGAACTCGTAGCATCCGGAACGGCAGCTAACAATATGCGGATGAGCCAAAGCTGCCGTGGGATTAGCTATTGTCACCTCTCCGTGTTTGCTTGCGAAGGCTTCCTTGCCGCGATGCCGGAGGTCAGGGGAACGATCAGCAGCAGGATCGTCAGCATCCAGAAAGCGGTTTTCAGCCCGGCATGCTGGGCGATGAAGCCGATGATGGCCGGACCAAGCAGGATGCCCGCATAGCCCGCCGTCGTCATTGCGGCGACGGCCAGATTGCCGGGCATGTCCGTCTGCGCTCCCGCGACACGGAAATAGACCGGCACGATGTTGGCCGCGCCCAGCCCGATCAGCACGAAGCCGCCCAGCGCCGCCGCCGCAAAGGGAGCCGTCAGCAGCAGGGCGAAACCGGCCATGGCAATCACGCCGCCCCACAGCACCGCCGCGCGGTCGCCGATGCGGGCAGTCAGGGCGTCACCCGTGAAGCGGCCGACGGTCATGGCGATGGCGAACAGCATATAGCCCATGCCCGCATGTCTGGCATCGAGCAGGCCCATATCGGTGACGATCAGCGCGCCCCAGTCGAGCAGGGCCCCCTCGGCCAGAAAGGTCGCGGCGGCCAGTGCACACAGGCCCAGCACGATCCCGCGCGGCTTGACGAAATGGGGCTCGCCATGGGGCGCCCTTGTGGTCAGCAGGCGGCCTGCCATCAGCAATGTGCCCACGACAATCGCCAGGGCGCCGATGGTGGCGCAGAGCACCGCCTCCGTGCCCAACGACAACAGGCTGGTCATCATCGCCGCCCCGGCAAAGCCCCCGACGCTGTACAGCGCGTGAAAGCCCGAAAGCAGAGGCACCGGCGCGTCACGCTCGACCTCGATGGAATGCACATTCATCCCCACATCGAGCGCGCCCAGCGAAGCCCCGAACAGCAGCAGAGTCACAGCCAGCAAGGGTGCGGAGGGCGCCAGCGCCAGACAGGGCAGCAGAACCGCCAGCCCCATGCTGCCGACCAGAATGACCGGACGGGTGCCGAAGCGGGCGCCAAGCGCTCCGGCCATCAGCATGGCCAGCACCGAACCGGTGCCCAGGCACAGCAGCAGCAGGCCCAGCGTGCCATCACCGATCCCCAGCCGTGCTTTGACGAAGGGGACGAGCGGTGCCCAGCAGGCGATGCCGAAACCGGCGATGAAGAAGGCCAGACGGGTCGCGAGCCTTGTGGCGGGCGTGTCAGCGCTGGGCATTCGCAACATAGTCGGCCACCATCAGGTCGAGATGGGCGCCCCCACCATTCTTGAACAGCGTGATCTCCTCCGGGCTGCGGCGCAGCGGGGTGGGGGCGACCACCAGATCGTAGAGATCGCCGAGGATGTCCTCACGCGACAGGATGCCAGCGGCGATGGGCTGGGTCAGATCGCCCACGCAATCGATGGTGGTTTCGCGGTAATCGACAAAGACGCGTGCCTTGGCGATCAGCGCGTCATCGGCCTCGCGCATCTCGGGCGTGAAGCCGCCGATCAGATCGACATGCGTGCCCGGCCTGATCCAGTCGCCGCGCAGCAGCGGTTCGCGGGCCATCGTCGCGCTGGAGATGATATCGGCCTGACCGGCGGCGGTCGCCAGATCCGTTGAGACGACAAGCTCGGCATCGACATCGCTTAGCCTCGCGATCAGATCGTGGGCCTGCTGCGGGCGGCGGGCCCAGATGGCGATCCGCTCGATCCCGGGGAAAGCCGCGCGATAGGCTTTGGCCAGCGTGGCGGCCACTGTGCCCGCTCCCAGGATCAGCAGGCTGCGGCTGTCGGGCCGGGCCAGCAGGCTGGCCGCCAGCACGGAATCGGCGGCGGTCTTGTAGCCTGTGATCAGCTTGCCCTCGATGATCGCGCGCACCGCCCCGGTCTCGCCATCGTAGAGCATCACCGCGCCCTGAATCGAGGGCAGCCCCCGCGCGGCATTGGCGGGAAAGGAGGTTTCGGCCTTCACCGCATAGCCAAGGCCTTCGACATAGGCCGAGCGGGTCAGCAAAAGCCCGTTGGGAGGCCCCAGCAGCAGATCCCCAAGCTGCGGGCGCGGCAGGCGATGGCCCCGGCGCAGCGCTTCGATTGCGCCGGTCCAGCTGATATGCGGCGCTGCGGCTTCAGCCGTCAGCAGCGCGGGGGCGCTGGCAGCCCCTTGCCCAATCCCGTTCATGTCATTCTCCCGGCCTCTTGTGTCCGCGCCGGGCATTCCATGAGGAGTCCCTTGACACAAACCAGATTTCAGAATTTTTAGGGCCAGAAAATCTACGCCTTATGGGCCAGCCTGATCATGCGCAAAGACACACCCTACAATCGCTTTCCTTCGCTTAACGCGCTCAAGGCCTTTGAGGCGGCGGCGCGCCTTGGCGGTTTCGCTCCGGCTGCCGAGGAATTGCTGGTGACCCCCGGCGCGGTGGCCGCCCAGATCAAGCTGCTGGAAGCCGAGTGCGGAGGATCGCTGTTCGAGCGCCACGCGCGCGGCGTCAAACTCACCCCGCTGGGCGAGTCCGTGACGCCGCATTTCATCGAGGCCTTCGATCTGCTGGCGGAGGCTGTGACGCGATTGCGGCAGGCAGCGGCGCCTCTCAAGGTGCATATCGCCACCTCTCCGGCGCTGGCGCAATTGTGGCTGGCGCCCCGGCTGCTGCGCCTGCGCGGCATGCTGCCTGACATCCATATCTCGGTGACCACACTGGAAGAGGCGCCCGACCTCAAGCGCGGCCCCTTCGATCTGTGCCTCTTCTACGAAAAGGTGCCAGCCTCCGACCATATCCGCCTGCAGGAGGAAGAGCTTTTGCCAGTCTGCACCCCGGCGCTGGCGCGCAAGCTGCGTGACCCGGCAGACCTTGCGCGGGTGACCTGCATCGCGGATGTCGTGTGGGAGGACTGGTCAGTCTGGTGGGCTGCGGCGGCGCAGCAGGGCATGCCCCTGCCTGTTTTTGGCCCGGCTTTTTCGCTCTACGCCATTGCCGTGCAAGAGGCCTTGCTGGGGCAGGGGGTGCTGATGGGGCGCCGGTCGCTGGTGGGGCCTTATCTGGCCAGCGGGGCGCTCGAAGCGCCCTTTGGCAAGGCGGTGGCGCTGGGGCAGACGATCGCGCTGTGGTCGGTTCGAGCCAGCGGCCACAGCCCTCAGATCACATCGGTCATTGCCGCGTTGAAAAGCTGCATGTGACTATGGGACGCGTGAATGGAGCGCCCGGCCTGACCGGACGCCCCGCTTGCTTTCAGTCCTTCACAAAATGGGTGGCGTGGGTGATCGCGCCCCCGGCCCTCAGCGCCGCCGCGACGAAAGTAACCTCGGACAGTTCTTCATCGGTGGCACCGGCGCTGCGCGCCGCCTTGGCATGCACGTCGATGCAATAGGAACACTGGGTCGTCAGGGCGACGGCCACGGCCATCAGCTCCTTATATTTCCGGGGGATGGCGCCATCCGCCAGGGCCGCCGCATCGAAGGCCTTGAAGGCCTCCCAAGCTTCAGGGGCGCCGCTGCCCAGCTTGGGCAGCTTGAGAAGGTTCTTGCTCTCGTACATTCAGCCTCTCCTTAATTACGGCCAGCCATGACGCCGCCATCGACATCATGCACCGCGCCCGTCGTCCAACTCGCCTTGTCGGAGAGCAGGAAGGCGATATGCTGCGCGACATCCTCCGCGCGGCCCACCCGGCCAATGGGATGAAAAGCGTCGAAACCGCTGGTCAGGGCGGATTCGATCTGATCCGGCGCGATGAAGGCGCCATAGATCGGCGTGATCACCACCGCCGGGGACACCGCGTTAACGCGGATGTTGTGGTCGGCCAGTTCCATCGCCAGATGCTGGGTCATGGCATGCAGGCCGGCTTTCGCCATCGAATAGGCCGAGGACGGGGTGGCCTTGATGGCCTGTTTGGCCCACATCGAGCCGATGTTGACGATGGAGCCGCCGCTATGGCGGGCCATGTTGCGCGCGACGGCCTGGGTCACGAAGTAGGTCGCGCGGTTGAGATCGTGGTAGCGATCGTAATCGGCGCGGTCATGCTCCATGAAGGGCTTGGGGAAGAAGTAGCCGGCGGCGTTCACCAACTGATCGATGTGGCGCCCATCCTCGTCGATCGACGCGATAAGGCGGTCCACGGCTGCCTCATCGTAAAGATCCGCGGCGATGATCTCGGCATGACCGGGGCCCTGAGCGTTCAGCTCACTGCGGGCTGTTTCCAGCCTGTCCGCGTCACGCCCGACGAGCAGCACATTCCGCCCTTCCGCCACCAGCAATCCTGCGGTGGCCCGGCCCATTCCGGTCGATCCGCCGACCACGATGCTCACTTTGTCACTCATTGTCTCGCTCCGATTCGCATACTTATCGATAGGTAAGTTTTAAGGGCTGGTGCTGGAGGCGGTCAAGACTTATCTACCGGTAAGTAAGGAGCTAGATGTGTCAGACAAAACCATGCGCGATCGCATTCTCGACGCAGCCGAGGTGCGGGCTCGCCGAGGCGGTTACAATGCCTTCAGCTTTCGTGAGATTGCCCAGGATGTCGGAGTTTCAAGCGCGGCCATCCATTACCATTTTGCAGCAAAAGCCGATCTCGCGGAGGCACTGACCGACCGCTACACTGAGCGGACGCTGCAATGGCTCGGCGATCCGCGCGACCTGACACCGCTTGAGGCCGGGAAGCGTGTGCTTGCCCTCTTCAGGAACGCATTGGTGGAGGATGACCAGATGTGCCTTTGCGGGCTCTTCGCGGCTGAACGCGATGTCCTGCCGCCGGGCGTTGACGAGGCGGTCGTCAAATTCCTGCGGTCCATGCTCGATTTTCTGCGAGTCGCTGTGCCTGAAGGGCAAGGCCATGAAGCGCCGGAAGCCACGCTGGCGAAGCTGGAGGGAGCGCTGATCATGGCTCGCTCGATGCGGGACATTTCGCTGTTCGACCGGGCGACCGCGTAAGGTCGATCTGGGGGGCTGGTTGGAAAAGCCGCTTGCGGGGTCAGGAAGCGGGGCGACCTGCCAGATGGCTCTTTTGCCATTCCAGCGGGCTTACGCCTGTCTCCGTGCGGAACATATAGGTGAAGGCCGAAGGGGAGGCATAACCCAGATCCATTGCGACCCGGGTGATGCTGTGCCCCTGTCCCAGCCATTCCAGTGCGCGGAACAGGCGTAGCTTGCGCCGCCAATTGCGCAGTGTCATGCCGACCTCGGCTTCGAATTTCCGCGCCAGTGTGCGCGGCGCGATGGCCAGTTCATGGCCCCATTGCCCGGCTGTCCTCGCATCGGCAGGATCGTTGTAGAGGGCTTCGCACAGGCGGCGAAGCGGCGGGCTGCCGGGCCATGGCAGCGAAAAATCGCTCTTTGTGGCCATGCGCAACTGGGTGAGGATCAGCGCGTCGAGATGGTCGATGTAGCTCCGATCGGGCCCCAAGCCATTCGTCCGATCGAGTTCGGCAATCAGCGCGCGCAGGAACGGCGAGACCTCCAGCACAGCACAGTGCCCGGGCATGGCCAGATCGGGAGCGTCGGCGATCCACAGGCTGCGGAACGATGCCCCGCCGAAAGAGCCCGATGCATGGACGGTTCCCGTGGGCACCCAGATGGCCTGTTGCGGCGTGATGACGTAGCGCCGGTCCATGAGATAGACGATCAGCGATCCCGACAGGCCGTAGACCAGCTGATTCCAGCCATGCTCGTGAAACTCGAAGGCCTGCCCGGCTGCGAGTTCGACTGAGCGCAGAAACACCGGCCTCGGCAAATGCTGAAGCGCGAAGGCTGGCAGAAGCTGCACGGATGACTGTGATCGCGGCATGATGTTGCTTTGGCATCTCATCGATAGAGATGGTCATTCTATCGAAAGCGTGTGGGGCCGGCAATCGCTAGGGTCGCCCTCATCTCAAACGATGCTGCCGGGCGGTTCATGCCGCCGGGCCATGTCAGGCGGAACCGCGTCATGTTTTTCGGATTTATTCCGGTCCTTTTCATCTGCCTCGCCGCCCTTCAGTCCTTTCGGGATGTGGGCAAGGCGCGCATGCTCTGGGCCCTTTCGACTGTTCTGGTGGCGATCTGGGGGCTTTACCACGGCTCGCATCATCTGGCCGCGCTCGCAACCTATGGAGCATGGTGATGACGCGCTCGCAAAGCTTTGATGCCCTGGCGCTCGCCGGGGTCTGCCTCTGTCTCGCCGTGGCCTTCTTCTATCAACTGGCTTTCAACGAACTGCCATGCGCCTTCTGCAATCTGGAACGCGAAGGCTTCATGCTGTTTGGCGGCGGGCTGCTGCTCAACATCCGCCATGGCACCAGCCCCTGGAACCATGTGATGAGCGCTTTTGGCGCCCTCGTTGGCAGCCTGATCGGTCTGGGGCAGATGTTTGTCCATGCGCCCGCCGGGACGCCGCCGGTCGGGGAGCCGTTCCTCGGGCTCCATATGTATGACTGGGCCTATATCGTGCTGACCGGAGCGATCTTTTACGCGCTGCTGAGCCTCGCCTTTATCGCCTCTGCCAGGCAGCAGCCAGCGCGTGCGGGCCTCGCCAAGCCAGTGAGAACGGCGGTTTCCCTGCTCTTCGTGGGGCTGGTTGCGGCCAATCTGGTGTCGGCCTTTCTGGAAAACGGCTTCCATCCCTTCAAGGGCGGCGGCCAGCAGCATTACGCCATGCTCTATGACGGCGACATCATGAAGCCGTGATGGCCGCCGCCCTCCCAACATCTCGAAAGGCATGCCCATGACCAACCCCAGAGTAACCCCATGGCAGGATGGCGACCCCGCGCTTGAAGGCGTCGTCGAAAGCATTCAGGCGCGCCGGCCAAATGGCGAACTGATCGGCATCGACCGCCTGCTTCTGCGAAGCGCCCCGCTGGCGATCGGCTGGAACGATCTGCTCGGGCGGGTGCGCCATCAGTTTTCGCTCGATCTTGAATATCTGGAGCTGATGATGTGCCGCGTGGCGGTGCTGAACGGCGCGGAGTTCCAGTGGCGCGTTCACAAGCCGGTCTATCTGCAGGCCGGGGGCACGCCAGCCAAATGCGAGGCCCTGCGCGAGGAGGGCATCGCCCCCATCTTCGATGATACCGAACATCTGTTGCTGA
The Novosphingobium terrae DNA segment above includes these coding regions:
- a CDS encoding disulfide bond formation protein B, yielding MTRSQSFDALALAGVCLCLAVAFFYQLAFNELPCAFCNLEREGFMLFGGGLLLNIRHGTSPWNHVMSAFGALVGSLIGLGQMFVHAPAGTPPVGEPFLGLHMYDWAYIVLTGAIFYALLSLAFIASARQQPARAGLAKPVRTAVSLLFVGLVAANLVSAFLENGFHPFKGGGQQHYAMLYDGDIMKP
- a CDS encoding carboxymuconolactone decarboxylase family protein; this encodes MTNPRVTPWQDGDPALEGVVESIQARRPNGELIGIDRLLLRSAPLAIGWNDLLGRVRHQFSLDLEYLELMMCRVAVLNGAEFQWRVHKPVYLQAGGTPAKCEALREEGIAPIFDDTEHLLLTLTDQSTRQVQVDADVIERLKARFGEEKTVEAVATVAAYNMVSRFLVALAV